Proteins from a single region of Fusobacterium gonidiaformans ATCC 25563:
- a CDS encoding KpsF/GutQ family sugar-phosphate isomerase translates to MLENQEILAIAHGIIDTEIQGLEKLKASMGQELIEAAKIIYESKGKLIITGIGKTGAIGKKIAATLSSTGTTTIFMNSTEGLHGDLGMVNPEDIVIGISNSGESDEILHIIPAIKNIGARVFAMTGNPNSRLAQEAEIVLFCGVDSEGCPLNLAPMASTTSALALGDALAGILMKMRDFQPQNFAMYHPGGSLGRRLLSRVKNLMKTGEDLALCSLDTKMKDVIVKMNEKRLGILCVMKGEELVGIITEGDIRRALSREEEFFTFHAEEIMTKQYKKVEQDMLANEALSYMEEGKYQISVMPVFHEGKFVGVVRIHDLLKIK, encoded by the coding sequence ATGTTGGAAAATCAAGAAATATTGGCTATTGCACATGGAATTATTGATACAGAAATTCAAGGCCTTGAAAAATTAAAAGCTTCTATGGGACAGGAGTTGATTGAAGCAGCAAAGATTATTTATGAAAGCAAAGGGAAGTTAATTATTACAGGAATTGGAAAGACAGGGGCGATTGGAAAAAAAATTGCGGCAACTCTTTCTTCAACAGGAACAACAACTATTTTTATGAATTCTACGGAGGGACTTCACGGAGATTTGGGAATGGTCAATCCTGAGGACATTGTAATTGGAATTTCGAATAGTGGAGAGAGTGATGAAATCTTGCACATCATTCCTGCTATCAAAAATATAGGAGCAAGAGTGTTTGCTATGACGGGAAATCCAAATTCACGATTGGCACAAGAGGCAGAGATTGTCTTATTTTGTGGAGTAGATAGTGAGGGTTGTCCGCTAAATTTAGCACCGATGGCTTCGACAACTTCAGCCTTAGCTTTAGGGGATGCTTTAGCTGGTATTTTAATGAAAATGAGAGATTTTCAACCGCAAAATTTTGCTATGTACCATCCGGGAGGAAGCTTAGGAAGAAGACTTCTTTCTCGAGTGAAAAATTTAATGAAGACAGGAGAAGATTTAGCTCTTTGTAGTCTAGATACAAAAATGAAAGATGTTATTGTAAAAATGAATGAAAAACGTCTAGGAATTTTATGTGTTATGAAAGGAGAAGAACTAGTAGGAATTATCACAGAGGGAGATATTCGAAGAGCTTTATCGAGAGAAGAAGAATTTTTTACCTTTCATGCTGAAGAGATTATGACAAAGCAGTATAAAAAAGTGGAACAGGATATGTTAGCAAATGAGGCTTTGTCTTATATGGAAGAAGGGAAATATCAAATTTCAGTCATGCCAGTATTTCATGAAGGAAAATTTGTAGGAGTTGTTAGAATCCACGATTTATTGAAAATTAAGTAA
- the cobU gene encoding bifunctional adenosylcobinamide kinase/adenosylcobinamide-phosphate guanylyltransferase: protein MGRIVYFTGGARSGKSAHSEQYILDRHYDHKIYLATAIVFDEEMKERVKLHVERRGKEWDTLEAYRNLYEVVKTSMKEATRGVILLDCITNMISNLLLDEQEDWDNISQERVQELEKYILEEISTFLEEIKKTSYDLVVVSNELGMGLVPPYPLGRYFRDICGRANQLVADEAQESYFIVSGTKLRLK from the coding sequence ATGGGTAGGATTGTTTATTTTACCGGAGGAGCTCGGAGCGGGAAAAGTGCTCACTCAGAGCAATATATTTTAGATCGTCATTATGATCATAAAATTTATCTAGCAACTGCTATCGTGTTTGATGAAGAAATGAAAGAAAGAGTAAAACTTCATGTAGAACGTCGAGGAAAGGAATGGGATACATTAGAAGCATATCGTAACTTATACGAAGTTGTAAAAACTTCTATGAAAGAAGCAACGAGAGGAGTTATTTTATTAGATTGTATTACTAATATGATCAGCAACTTATTATTGGATGAGCAAGAAGACTGGGATAATATTTCTCAAGAAAGAGTGCAAGAATTAGAAAAATACATTCTAGAAGAAATCTCTACTTTTTTAGAAGAAATCAAAAAAACATCGTATGATTTAGTTGTAGTATCCAATGAATTGGGAATGGGATTAGTACCACCGTATCCCCTTGGACGATATTTCAGAGATATTTGTGGAAGAGCTAATCAATTGGTTGCAGATGAAGCTCAAGAGTCTTATTTTATTGTATCAGGCACTAAATTACGTTTAAAGTAG
- the folE gene encoding GTP cyclohydrolase I FolE, with translation MIDKKAIQEHVKGLLLALGEDPNREGLLETPKRVANMYEEIFEGIQYSNQELATMFGKTFEGDSETNSDDMVIIRDIEIFSVCEHHLALMYDMKVTVAYIPNKKLLGLSKVARICDMVGKRLQLQERIGRDIAEIMQKVTDSEDIAVLIQGKHSCMTMRGIKKQQSITETSCFLGKFKENLVLQNRLYQRL, from the coding sequence ATGATAGATAAAAAAGCAATTCAAGAACATGTGAAAGGACTGTTACTTGCCTTAGGAGAAGATCCGAATCGAGAAGGACTTTTGGAGACTCCTAAACGAGTTGCAAATATGTATGAAGAAATTTTTGAAGGAATTCAATATAGTAACCAAGAGTTAGCAACGATGTTTGGGAAAACCTTTGAAGGGGACAGTGAAACAAACAGTGATGATATGGTCATCATTCGAGATATTGAAATTTTTAGTGTCTGTGAACATCACCTAGCCTTAATGTATGATATGAAAGTAACGGTAGCCTATATTCCGAATAAAAAATTATTAGGTCTTAGCAAAGTGGCTCGTATCTGTGATATGGTTGGAAAACGTTTACAGCTACAAGAAAGAATTGGAAGAGATATTGCTGAAATCATGCAAAAAGTAACTGACTCTGAAGATATTGCTGTTTTAATTCAAGGAAAGCATAGTTGTATGACAATGAGAGGAATTAAAAAACAACAAAGCATCACAGAAACAAGTTGTTTCTTAGGAAAATTTAAAGAAAATTTAGTCTTACAAAACAGACTATATCAACGATTATAG
- a CDS encoding IS3 family transposase (programmed frameshift) — MSKLTREDKIEIYERRLKGETISSLAKSFNIHESNIKYLIALIGKYGNNILRKSKNRAYSKEFKLQAINRILINHESINSVAIDIGLISAGVLHNWLSKFKENGYNVVEKKKGRKPKSMTKTKNNDKELSEKEKIKKLEDEIIYLKAENEYLKKLRALVQERELKKKKKLKVIAELRAKYPFKILLKIAGISRSVYYYYIDKKDIDEKNKDIIEKIKEIYYANKGRYGYRRVTLELKNQGFNINHKKVQRLMKKFNLQSIIRKKRKYSSYKGQVGKIADNHIKRDFEATAPNQKWFTDVTEFNLRGEKLYLSPILDAYGRYIVSYDISRSPNLEQINHMLNLALKENENYENLIFHSDQGWQYQHYSYQKRLKEKKITQSMSRKGNSLDNGLMECFFGLLKSEMFYEQEEKYKTLEELKEAIENYIYYYNNKRIKEKLKGLTPASYRSQSLLVS; from the exons ATGAGTAAATTGACAAGAGAAGATAAAATTGAAATATATGAGAGAAGATTAAAGGGTGAAACTATTTCTTCATTAGCTAAATCTTTTAATATTCATGAATCTAATATTAAATATTTAATTGCTTTAATTGGTAAATATGGAAATAATATTTTAAGAAAAAGTAAGAATAGAGCTTATTCAAAAGAATTTAAGTTACAGGCAATTAATAGAATTTTAATTAATCATGAGTCTATAAATTCTGTTGCTATTGATATTGGTTTAATTTCTGCTGGTGTTTTACATAATTGGCTTTCAAAATTTAAAGAAAATGGGTATAATGTTGTAGAGAAGAAAAAGGGAAGGAAACCTAAATCTATGACTAAAACTAAGAATAACGATAAAGAATTATCTGAAAAAGAGAAGATTAAAAAATTAGAAGATGAAATAATTTATCTAAAAGCTGAGAATGAATACTTAAAAAAATTGAGAGCTCTAGTTCAAGAAAGGGAGCTAAAAAAGAAGAAAAAGT TAAAAGTAATAGCAGAACTTAGAGCTAAATATCCTTTCAAAATACTATTAAAGATTGCTGGAATATCAAGATCAGTATATTATTACTATATTGATAAAAAAGATATTGATGAGAAGAATAAAGATATTATTGAAAAAATTAAAGAAATTTATTATGCGAATAAAGGAAGATATGGTTATCGCAGAGTAACATTAGAATTAAAAAATCAAGGTTTCAATATTAATCATAAAAAAGTGCAAAGACTTATGAAGAAATTTAATTTACAAAGTATTATCCGCAAAAAGAGAAAATATTCTTCATACAAAGGTCAAGTAGGAAAAATAGCTGATAATCATATTAAGAGAGATTTTGAAGCGACAGCTCCAAATCAAAAATGGTTTACAGATGTAACAGAATTTAATTTAAGAGGAGAAAAGCTATACTTATCTCCAATATTAGATGCTTATGGAAGATATATAGTTTCGTATGATATTTCGCGCAGTCCTAACTTGGAGCAGATAAATCATATGTTAAATTTAGCATTGAAAGAAAATGAAAACTATGAAAATTTGATATTTCATAGTGATCAAGGATGGCAGTATCAGCATTATTCATATCAAAAAAGATTGAAAGAGAAGAAGATAACTCAAAGTATGTCAAGAAAAGGAAATAGTTTAGATAATGGATTAATGGAATGCTTCTTTGGATTATTAAAATCAGAAATGTTTTATGAGCAAGAAGAAAAGTACAAAACATTAGAAGAATTGAAAGAAGCAATAGAAAATTATATATATTATTACAATAACAAAAGAATAAAGGAAAAATTAAAAGGATTAACTCCTGCTTCTTACAGAAGTCAATCCTTATTAGTAAGTTAA
- the queE gene encoding putative 7-carboxy-7-deazaguanine synthase QueE, whose protein sequence is MPKYKVVEIFESINGEGKKAGQLALFIRFQYCNLNCSYCDTKWANSKNSPFTWMSLEEILSLAKEKRIKNITLTGGEPLLQTDIRSLLEAFSKEKQFEIEIETNGSVPLETFRNIENSPSFTIDYKLPESHMEEYMSLENFSSVHRNDTVKFVVSNRKDLEKAKEIIEQYSLIGKCAVYFSPVFGKIALPSIVDFMKEHHLNGVNMQLQMHKFIWDPEEKGV, encoded by the coding sequence ATGCCAAAATATAAAGTTGTAGAAATTTTTGAAAGTATCAACGGAGAAGGAAAAAAAGCAGGTCAACTTGCCCTTTTTATTCGTTTCCAATACTGTAATCTAAATTGTTCTTATTGTGATACCAAATGGGCAAATTCCAAGAATAGTCCTTTCACTTGGATGAGTTTGGAGGAAATTCTAAGTCTTGCAAAAGAAAAAAGAATCAAAAATATTACTCTGACCGGAGGAGAGCCCCTATTACAAACAGACATACGAAGTCTATTAGAAGCTTTTTCAAAAGAAAAACAGTTTGAAATTGAAATTGAAACCAACGGAAGTGTTCCCCTAGAAACATTTAGAAACATAGAAAACTCTCCCTCCTTTACCATTGATTACAAACTTCCAGAAAGTCATATGGAAGAATATATGTCCTTAGAAAATTTTTCTTCGGTCCATCGAAATGACACTGTAAAATTTGTGGTCTCCAATAGAAAGGACTTAGAGAAAGCAAAAGAAATCATAGAACAATATTCGCTAATCGGAAAATGTGCTGTCTATTTTAGCCCTGTCTTTGGAAAAATTGCTCTTCCAAGTATCGTAGATTTTATGAAAGAACATCATTTAAATGGAGTCAATATGCAATTACAAATGCATAAATTTATTTGGGATCCGGAAGAGAAAGGAGTATAA
- a CDS encoding four-carbon acid sugar kinase family protein — translation MAKYIIVADDLTGSNATCSLLKKVGLRAASIFQLPKTKIETTDVISYSTDSRGISKEEAYERVKDAVSFLKSEETLLYNKRIDSTLRGNIGSEMDAMLEQLEEDRIAVVVPAYPDSGRIVVNKIMLVNGILLENSDAGRDPKTPVNTSCVEELIQKQSKYSSHYFSLQDIAKEEEKLVKEIELYGKENRVLIFDAVTNEDIIKIARLMNRSNLKIITVDPGPFTMYYTKELQKKNNLEKKILMVIGSATETSKKQIEHILQHEEIFLEKMNPNNFFVEESRQQEIQRVVSMIKKGIDSYDLFLITTTPIGNDEKLNLPEIAKMKGVSVEEISKIISNTLTEAATLVLEEVQKFEGVYSSGGDITLALLEKLNSIGVEIKEEVIPLAAYGRLIGGKFSNMKLVSKGGMVGKEDTIKLCLNQMKSDI, via the coding sequence CCGATGTAATTTCTTATTCTACAGATAGTCGAGGTATTTCTAAGGAAGAGGCTTATGAAAGAGTAAAAGACGCTGTTTCTTTTTTGAAATCAGAGGAGACTTTATTATACAACAAGAGAATTGATTCTACTCTTCGTGGAAATATAGGTTCGGAAATGGATGCTATGTTAGAACAATTGGAAGAAGATAGAATTGCAGTCGTTGTTCCGGCTTATCCGGATTCTGGAAGAATTGTTGTGAATAAAATTATGCTAGTGAATGGAATACTTCTAGAAAATTCTGATGCTGGAAGAGATCCTAAAACTCCAGTCAATACTTCTTGTGTCGAAGAGTTAATTCAAAAACAAAGCAAATATTCCTCTCATTATTTTAGTTTACAAGATATTGCAAAAGAAGAAGAAAAGCTAGTGAAAGAAATTGAGCTATATGGGAAAGAGAATAGAGTTTTGATTTTTGATGCTGTAACGAACGAAGATATTATAAAAATAGCAAGACTTATGAATCGAAGTAATTTAAAGATTATTACCGTTGATCCGGGTCCATTTACTATGTACTATACGAAAGAATTGCAAAAGAAAAATAATTTAGAAAAGAAAATTTTAATGGTTATTGGAAGTGCCACGGAAACAAGTAAAAAACAAATTGAGCATATTTTACAACACGAAGAGATTTTTTTAGAGAAAATGAATCCTAACAATTTTTTTGTAGAGGAGAGTCGACAGCAGGAAATTCAAAGAGTAGTATCTATGATAAAAAAAGGAATAGACAGTTATGATTTATTCTTGATAACAACAACACCTATTGGAAATGATGAAAAATTAAATTTACCGGAAATTGCAAAAATGAAAGGAGTCAGCGTAGAAGAAATTTCGAAGATTATTTCCAATACTTTGACAGAAGCAGCAACCTTGGTATTAGAAGAAGTACAAAAATTTGAGGGAGTTTATAGTTCTGGAGGGGATATTACATTAGCTCTTTTAGAAAAACTAAATTCTATTGGTGTGGAAATAAAGGAAGAAGTCATTCCACTAGCAGCTTATGGAAGGCTTATAGGAGGAAAATTTTCAAATATGAAATTAGTTAGCAAGGGAGGAATGGTAGGAAAAGAAGATACTATAAAATTATGTTTGAATCAAATGAAAAGTGATATATAA
- the queF gene encoding preQ(1) synthase yields MRETENLSFLGNQNTKYPQDYAPEMLETFENKHPDNDYFVKFNCPEFTSLCPITGQPDFANIVISYVPNIKMVESKSLKLYLFSFRNHGDFHEDCMNIIMKDLIKLMNPKYIEVWGKFTPRGGISIDPYCNYGQKGTKWEEIAFHRMANHDMYPEKVDNR; encoded by the coding sequence ATGAGAGAAACAGAAAATTTAAGTTTCCTAGGAAACCAAAATACGAAATATCCCCAGGACTATGCTCCTGAAATGTTGGAAACCTTTGAAAATAAACATCCGGACAATGACTATTTTGTCAAATTTAATTGTCCAGAATTTACAAGTCTTTGCCCTATCACAGGACAACCGGATTTTGCAAATATTGTAATTTCTTATGTACCGAATATCAAAATGGTAGAAAGCAAATCTTTAAAATTATATCTATTCAGTTTCCGAAATCATGGAGATTTTCATGAAGACTGTATGAATATTATCATGAAAGATTTAATCAAATTGATGAATCCAAAGTACATTGAAGTTTGGGGTAAATTTACTCCTAGAGGAGGAATTTCTATCGACCCTTACTGTAATTATGGTCAAAAGGGAACAAAATGGGAAGAAATTGCTTTTCATAGAATGGCAAACCATGATATGTATCCGGAAAAAGTAGATAACCGATAA
- the queD gene encoding 6-carboxytetrahydropterin synthase QueD, producing the protein MYTLSSEASFDSAHFLKDYIGKCRNIHGHRWKVKIEIYAENLQSDGGFRGMVLDFGDIKKELKEITNYFDHAFILEKNSLKPSLFNALVEEGFRLIEVDFRPTAENFSKFFYEHFEKKGFPVLQATVYETPNNCASYSKGVR; encoded by the coding sequence ATGTATACACTAAGCAGTGAAGCCAGTTTTGATAGTGCTCATTTTTTAAAAGACTACATTGGAAAATGTAGAAATATTCATGGACATCGTTGGAAAGTAAAGATAGAAATATACGCAGAAAATTTACAAAGTGATGGAGGATTCCGTGGGATGGTTCTGGATTTTGGAGATATCAAAAAAGAACTAAAAGAAATCACAAACTATTTTGACCATGCCTTTATTCTTGAAAAAAATTCGTTAAAACCATCTCTTTTCAATGCTCTTGTAGAAGAAGGTTTTCGACTGATTGAAGTAGATTTTCGACCAACTGCAGAAAATTTTTCTAAATTCTTTTATGAACATTTTGAAAAAAAAGGTTTCCCCGTTCTTCAAGCAACAGTTTATGAAACTCCTAATAACTGTGCCAGCTACTCCAAGGGCGTGAGATGA
- a CDS encoding M48 family metallopeptidase yields the protein MKKKSIKIFFLVLFSSFLIACTSTAPLTGRNQLKLVSDESLVARSVHSYNQLIQQARQQGKLANNTNNGRRLNMIGKRVASAVERYMYTNGMGDRVRYLNWEFNLIDSKEINAFAMPGGKIAFYSGIIPVLQTDARIAFVMGHEIGHVIGGHHAEGYSNQQLAGLATTLTNVMVGGAASSLVSDGLSLGLLKFNRTQEYEADKYGMIFMAMAGYNPAEAIQAEARMAALSENSGSDFLSTHPANDKRIAALKAFLPEAMKYYQK from the coding sequence ATGAAAAAAAAATCAATAAAAATATTTTTCTTAGTCTTATTTTCTAGCTTCCTAATCGCTTGTACTTCCACAGCTCCGCTAACAGGAAGAAACCAATTGAAATTAGTGAGTGATGAAAGCTTAGTGGCTCGTTCTGTCCATTCTTACAATCAGTTGATCCAACAAGCCAGACAACAAGGAAAATTAGCAAACAATACCAACAACGGTCGTAGATTAAATATGATAGGCAAAAGAGTTGCTTCTGCAGTAGAACGATATATGTATACCAACGGTATGGGAGATCGTGTTCGCTACTTAAATTGGGAATTTAACTTAATTGATAGTAAAGAAATCAATGCTTTTGCTATGCCGGGTGGAAAAATTGCTTTCTACTCCGGAATTATCCCTGTATTACAAACAGATGCCAGAATTGCCTTTGTTATGGGACATGAAATAGGGCATGTGATAGGTGGGCATCATGCAGAAGGATATAGTAATCAGCAATTAGCTGGATTAGCAACTACTCTCACTAACGTCATGGTCGGTGGAGCCGCTTCTTCTTTAGTCTCTGACGGTCTTTCCCTTGGACTTTTAAAATTCAATCGAACTCAAGAATATGAGGCTGACAAATATGGAATGATCTTTATGGCAATGGCAGGTTACAATCCGGCAGAAGCAATTCAGGCAGAAGCAAGAATGGCTGCTCTTTCTGAAAATAGTGGCTCTGATTTCCTATCCACTCACCCTGCAAACGATAAACGAATTGCCGCTTTAAAAGCTTTTCTTCCGGAAGCTATGAAATATTATCAAAAATAA
- the pdxA gene encoding 4-hydroxythreonine-4-phosphate dehydrogenase PdxA: MNKPKIAVPMGDPAGVGPEIVVKTAVAEEIRDLCDLVVIGDRKVLEKAIEICGVNLQIHSMEKVEDGDYRDGILNVIDLHNIDLNIMEYGKVQGMCGKAAFEYIKKSVDLAMSHQVDAIATTPINKESLRAGNINYIGHTEILGDLSNSRDPLTMFEVANMRVFFLTRHMSLRNACDAITKERVLEYIQRCTKALKQLGVNGKMAVAGLNPHSGEHGLFGYEEVEEVTPAVEEAQKLGYDVVGPIGADSVFHQALQGRYQAVLSLYHDQGHIATKTYDFERTIAITLDMPFLRTSVDHGTAFDIAGQGIVSAISMIEAVRLAAKYAPNFKNI, translated from the coding sequence ATGAATAAACCAAAAATAGCAGTACCAATGGGAGATCCAGCAGGAGTTGGACCAGAAATTGTAGTGAAAACAGCAGTGGCAGAAGAAATTAGAGATTTATGTGATCTTGTTGTCATAGGGGATCGAAAAGTACTAGAAAAGGCTATTGAAATTTGTGGTGTGAATTTGCAGATTCATAGTATGGAAAAAGTAGAAGATGGAGATTATCGAGATGGAATTTTGAATGTTATTGATTTACATAATATAGATCTTAACATTATGGAATATGGTAAAGTACAAGGAATGTGTGGAAAGGCAGCTTTTGAATATATCAAGAAAAGTGTTGATTTAGCGATGAGTCATCAAGTGGATGCAATTGCGACAACACCAATCAATAAAGAATCCTTAAGAGCGGGGAATATAAACTATATCGGACATACAGAAATTTTAGGGGATCTATCTAATTCAAGAGATCCTTTGACTATGTTTGAAGTAGCAAATATGAGGGTCTTTTTCTTAACAAGACACATGTCTTTGAGAAATGCCTGTGATGCCATTACCAAGGAGAGGGTATTGGAATACATACAAAGATGTACGAAAGCTTTAAAACAATTAGGTGTAAATGGAAAAATGGCAGTAGCAGGATTAAATCCTCATTCTGGAGAGCACGGATTGTTTGGTTACGAAGAAGTGGAAGAGGTAACTCCAGCTGTAGAAGAAGCACAAAAATTAGGTTATGATGTGGTGGGTCCTATCGGAGCTGACTCTGTATTTCATCAAGCTCTTCAAGGAAGGTATCAGGCAGTTTTATCTTTGTATCATGATCAAGGCCATATTGCAACGAAGACTTATGATTTTGAAAGAACGATTGCAATTACTTTGGATATGCCTTTCTTAAGAACTTCAGTAGATCATGGAACTGCTTTTGATATAGCAGGTCAAGGAATTGTTAGTGCTATAAGTATGATAGAAGCGGTAAGATTAGCAGCAAAATATGCACCAAATTTTAAAAATATTTAA
- a CDS encoding GntP family permease — protein MEQQILLGLFIGILCLIFMIMKTKIHTFLALIIATILVGLIGGVEYSKIIESITKGFGGTLGSIGIIIGFGVMMGQLFEVSGAAKKMALTFLKIFGKGREELAMAITGFLVSIPIFCDSGFVILTPLLKAISKETKKSIVSLGLALATGLVITHSLVPPTPGPVGVAGIFGVNVSSIILWGIVIAAPMMMASLLFAKFSGNKIWQIPTEDGGWTRDRNYIYKGEQEKVFDEDSLPSTFLAFSPIVVPILLILLGTISKTMSLTGKMIDFIQFVGTPVLAVGIGLILTIYGLAKNMDRKSMMEEVETGIKSAGTIILITGAGGAFGMLIRDSGVGDIIANSLVETSLPAILLPFVIATLVRFVQGSGTVAMITAASITAPIIAKLDVNPVFAALAACIGSLFFSYFNDSFFWVINRSIGITEGKEQLRLYSIASTVAWAVGIVVLLIVNMIFG, from the coding sequence ATGGAGCAACAAATTTTATTAGGATTATTTATTGGAATTCTTTGTTTGATTTTTATGATTATGAAAACAAAAATTCACACTTTTTTGGCTTTGATTATTGCTACTATTTTAGTGGGACTGATTGGTGGGGTAGAATATTCAAAAATTATTGAAAGTATCACCAAAGGTTTTGGAGGAACATTAGGAAGTATTGGAATTATTATTGGTTTTGGAGTTATGATGGGGCAATTATTTGAAGTCTCTGGGGCAGCGAAAAAAATGGCTTTGACTTTTTTAAAAATTTTTGGGAAAGGAAGAGAAGAATTAGCAATGGCAATCACAGGGTTTCTAGTATCTATTCCTATTTTCTGTGATTCCGGTTTTGTTATTTTAACCCCTTTATTAAAAGCAATTTCAAAAGAAACAAAAAAATCAATTGTCTCTTTAGGATTGGCCTTAGCTACAGGATTAGTAATTACTCACTCTTTGGTGCCACCTACTCCTGGACCAGTAGGAGTTGCTGGAATTTTTGGGGTAAATGTTTCTAGTATTATTTTATGGGGAATTGTGATTGCTGCTCCTATGATGATGGCAAGTCTATTATTTGCAAAATTTTCAGGAAATAAAATTTGGCAAATTCCAACAGAGGATGGAGGATGGACTCGAGATAGGAATTATATCTATAAAGGAGAACAGGAAAAAGTTTTTGACGAAGATTCGTTACCCTCTACTTTTCTAGCCTTTTCTCCGATTGTAGTACCTATCTTGCTAATTTTATTAGGAACGATTTCTAAGACAATGTCTCTTACAGGAAAGATGATTGATTTTATTCAATTTGTGGGAACACCTGTATTGGCAGTAGGAATTGGTTTAATCCTTACCATTTATGGTTTAGCGAAAAATATGGATAGAAAATCAATGATGGAAGAAGTGGAAACAGGAATTAAATCAGCAGGAACGATTATTTTAATTACTGGAGCTGGAGGAGCTTTTGGAATGTTAATTCGAGATAGTGGAGTAGGAGATATCATTGCAAATAGTTTAGTAGAAACTTCTTTACCAGCTATTTTGTTACCATTTGTAATTGCGACTTTAGTTAGATTTGTACAAGGAAGTGGAACAGTAGCTATGATTACAGCAGCATCTATTACAGCACCTATCATAGCCAAATTAGATGTTAATCCAGTATTTGCAGCTTTGGCAGCATGTATAGGATCTCTTTTCTTTTCTTATTTTAATGATAGCTTTTTCTGGGTAATTAACCGTTCGATTGGGATTACGGAAGGAAAAGAACAATTACGACTATATTCTATTGCAAGTACAGTTGCATGGGCAGTGGGTATTGTGGTATTATTAATAGTGAATATGATTTTCGGATAA
- the queC gene encoding 7-cyano-7-deazaguanine synthase QueC has protein sequence MKVLVLLSGGLDSTTCLAIAVDKYGADQVVALSASYGQKHTKEILSARAIAKYYQVELLELNLSKIFSYSNCSLLSHSTEEVPHHSYAEQLNQQEEEILSTYVPFRNGLFLSTAASIALSKECSIILYGAHSDDAAGNAYPDCSPAFNEAMNTAIYEGSGRQVKVEAPFIGLHKKDIVKLGLTLQVPYELTWSCYEGKEHSCGECGTCIDREKAFEENGTIDPLVKIRGGK, from the coding sequence ATGAAAGTATTAGTTTTATTAAGTGGAGGTTTAGACAGTACAACTTGCTTAGCAATAGCAGTTGATAAATATGGTGCTGATCAAGTTGTTGCTTTAAGTGCTTCCTATGGTCAAAAACATACGAAAGAAATTCTATCTGCTAGAGCTATTGCAAAATATTATCAAGTAGAATTATTGGAACTAAATTTATCCAAAATTTTCAGTTATAGTAACTGCTCTTTATTGAGTCACTCTACGGAAGAAGTGCCACATCATTCGTATGCAGAGCAATTAAATCAACAGGAAGAAGAAATACTATCTACCTATGTACCATTCCGAAATGGACTATTTTTATCCACAGCAGCCAGCATTGCTCTGTCCAAAGAATGCTCCATTATTTTATATGGAGCCCATAGCGATGATGCCGCCGGAAATGCTTATCCTGATTGTAGCCCTGCTTTCAATGAGGCTATGAATACTGCCATCTATGAAGGAAGTGGAAGACAAGTAAAAGTCGAAGCTCCTTTTATTGGATTGCATAAAAAAGATATTGTAAAATTAGGTCTTACATTACAAGTTCCTTATGAGTTAACGTGGAGTTGTTATGAAGGAAAAGAACACTCTTGTGGAGAATGTGGAACTTGTATCGATAGAGAAAAAGCTTTTGAAGAAAATGGAACGATAGACCCTTTGGTAAAAATAAGAGGAGGAAAATAA